Proteins encoded together in one Citromicrobium bathyomarinum window:
- the puhC gene encoding photosynthetic complex assembly protein PuhC has protein sequence MSEITVPRGALIGAALLIGFTVTAISTSRHYDVGRLTVQTAQAGERRMLIFEPLPNGEMMVLSERRKPVAHLVIEGDTFAMAAVRALAMQRDDREFAHDFRLLVQRDAAGHVELADPDTGRTVKLQGFGQASAKAFARYLDTGDGQYTPG, from the coding sequence ATGTCTGAGATCACCGTTCCGCGCGGCGCGCTGATCGGTGCGGCGCTTCTGATCGGCTTTACCGTGACCGCGATCAGCACCTCGCGGCATTACGATGTCGGACGACTGACCGTGCAGACGGCACAGGCAGGCGAACGCCGCATGCTGATCTTCGAGCCGCTTCCCAACGGCGAAATGATGGTTTTGAGCGAGCGCCGGAAGCCGGTCGCACATCTCGTGATCGAGGGAGACACCTTCGCGATGGCAGCCGTCCGCGCCCTCGCCATGCAGCGCGACGATCGGGAATTCGCGCACGATTTTCGCCTGCTCGTCCAGCGTGATGCTGCCGGGCATGTCGAGCTGGCCGATCCCGATACCGGGCGCACGGTCAAGCTGCAGGGCTTCGGCCAAGCGAGCGCCAAGGCCTTCGCCCGCTATCTCGACACCGGTGACGGGCAGTACACACCCGGCTGA
- a CDS encoding helix-turn-helix domain-containing protein, protein MLVSMHPEELRETMEALGCTTQSALAATIGVDRSTISLWLDGRVGVPRPVSKLLRLMRAL, encoded by the coding sequence ATGCTCGTGTCGATGCATCCGGAGGAACTGCGCGAGACGATGGAGGCGTTGGGATGCACCACGCAATCGGCGCTGGCCGCCACGATCGGGGTCGACCGTTCGACGATCAGCCTGTGGCTCGACGGGCGGGTCGGCGTGCCGCGCCCGGTTTCCAAGCTCCTGCGACTGATGCGCGCGCTCTGA
- a CDS encoding ammonium transporter: protein MMDKIKYFAAAGLTALAASPVFALEAPAPTGPAMAAAEAATTIAKGDTAFMIIATVLVMLMIVPGLALFYGGLARTKNMASVLTQVLGVACLAMIIWVTYGYSMAFGDTGNAFIADFGKVFLKGVTADSGAATFSDGVEIPEYIFIAFQMTFAAITAGLVVGGTMERAKFSTMMVFTAIWLTIVYFPIAHMVWATGGLIFDWGALDFAGGTVVHINAGVSALVGCLILGKRIGYPKEPMPPHSLTMTLIGTGLLWVGWFGFNGGSELEADGVASLAVLNTFVATASGVLFWMLGEKVTGHKGSLLGGCSGAIAGLVAVTPAAGNSGPFGAILIGAAAALVCFWFVTMLKPKLGLDDTADVFGIHGIGGIVGSLGTAFTMMPAIGGPGDADYNAIAQLIIQAKAVGVAIVWAAVGAAIAWFIAKLVTGGRVSEEKERDGLDLSEHGERAYNY from the coding sequence ATGATGGATAAGATAAAGTACTTTGCTGCAGCGGGGCTTACCGCGCTCGCTGCCTCTCCCGTCTTCGCGCTCGAAGCACCGGCACCGACCGGACCTGCGATGGCCGCGGCCGAGGCTGCCACGACCATCGCCAAGGGCGATACCGCATTCATGATCATCGCCACCGTGCTGGTGATGCTCATGATCGTGCCCGGCCTTGCGCTGTTCTACGGCGGGCTTGCCCGGACCAAGAACATGGCCTCGGTCCTCACCCAAGTGCTCGGCGTCGCATGCCTCGCGATGATTATCTGGGTCACCTACGGCTATTCGATGGCGTTCGGTGACACCGGCAACGCCTTCATCGCCGATTTCGGCAAGGTCTTCCTGAAGGGCGTTACGGCTGATTCGGGCGCGGCGACCTTCAGCGACGGCGTCGAGATTCCCGAATATATCTTCATCGCCTTCCAGATGACCTTCGCCGCGATCACCGCGGGGCTGGTCGTGGGCGGCACGATGGAGCGGGCCAAGTTCTCGACCATGATGGTGTTCACCGCCATCTGGCTGACGATCGTGTACTTCCCGATCGCGCATATGGTGTGGGCGACCGGCGGCCTGATCTTCGACTGGGGCGCACTCGACTTCGCAGGCGGCACCGTCGTCCACATCAACGCGGGCGTTTCCGCGCTGGTCGGCTGCCTGATCCTGGGCAAGCGTATCGGTTATCCGAAAGAGCCGATGCCGCCGCACTCGCTGACCATGACGCTGATCGGCACCGGCCTGCTGTGGGTGGGCTGGTTCGGCTTCAACGGCGGTTCGGAGCTGGAAGCCGACGGGGTTGCCTCGCTCGCAGTGCTCAACACCTTTGTGGCAACCGCTTCGGGCGTGCTGTTCTGGATGCTGGGCGAGAAGGTGACCGGGCACAAGGGTTCGCTGCTGGGTGGCTGCTCGGGCGCCATTGCGGGGCTGGTCGCAGTCACTCCGGCGGCGGGCAACAGCGGGCCGTTCGGGGCGATCCTGATCGGTGCGGCTGCCGCGCTGGTGTGCTTCTGGTTCGTGACCATGCTGAAGCCCAAGCTGGGGCTGGACGATACTGCCGACGTCTTCGGCATCCACGGGATCGGCGGCATCGTCGGCTCGCTCGGCACCGCCTTCACCATGATGCCCGCGATCGGCGGACCGGGTGATGCGGACTACAACGCGATCGCGCAGCTGATCATCCAGGCCAAGGCCGTGGGTGTGGCGATCGTGTGGGCCGCCGTCGGTGCAGCAATCGCGTGGTTCATCGCCAAGCTGGTGACCGGCGGGCGCGTCTCCGAAGAGAAGGAACGCGACGGCCTCGACCTCAGCGAACACGGCGAACGCGCCTATAATTACTGA
- a CDS encoding CoA transferase codes for MMSLLAGMTVVEGAAFVAGPSCALYLAQMGARVIRIDQIGGGPDARRWPLGPQGESLYWQGLNKGKLSIALDYRSSEGRELAQRIATGGEGLFVTNFPVDGFFAHEALQALRADQITLRVMGWPDGSPAVDYTVNAAVGLPLMTGHPDDDRPVNHVLPAWDLLAGAYAAFALLAAERERRASGQGREVRVALSDIAATSLAHLGNVAEVMLSGHDREKTGNNLFGAFGRDFSASDGARFMLVAITPKQWRGMVDALEIAEDIAQLEHALGVDFTADEGARFTHRDRLDPIVEQGCARFASSELEARFDRAGVTWSRYRSLHEAVTQDARLVADNPAFSTVEHAGGAAYPTPGAAAHDPGVPPEPARPAPTIGADTDQVLAEHLGLGSGEIARLHDRGIVG; via the coding sequence ATGATGTCTCTGCTCGCCGGAATGACCGTGGTCGAGGGTGCGGCCTTCGTCGCCGGCCCGTCATGTGCGCTTTACCTCGCGCAGATGGGCGCGCGGGTTATTCGTATCGACCAGATCGGCGGAGGGCCCGACGCGCGCCGCTGGCCGCTCGGCCCTCAGGGGGAGAGTCTCTATTGGCAGGGTCTCAACAAGGGCAAGCTGTCGATCGCGCTCGACTATCGTAGCTCAGAGGGGCGCGAGCTTGCCCAGCGAATTGCCACGGGAGGGGAGGGCCTGTTCGTGACCAATTTCCCGGTCGACGGCTTCTTCGCACACGAGGCGCTGCAGGCATTGCGCGCGGACCAGATCACCCTGCGCGTGATGGGCTGGCCCGATGGCTCGCCTGCGGTGGACTACACGGTCAATGCCGCCGTCGGCCTGCCGCTGATGACAGGCCATCCGGACGACGACCGACCGGTCAACCACGTCCTGCCTGCGTGGGATCTTCTCGCCGGAGCCTACGCCGCCTTCGCACTGCTCGCCGCCGAGCGGGAGCGGCGGGCGAGCGGCCAGGGTCGGGAAGTGCGCGTCGCGCTGTCGGATATCGCCGCGACCAGCCTCGCGCATCTGGGCAATGTGGCCGAAGTGATGCTTTCCGGGCATGATCGCGAGAAGACGGGCAACAACCTGTTCGGTGCCTTCGGCCGCGATTTCTCCGCCAGCGACGGCGCGCGTTTCATGCTGGTGGCAATTACACCGAAACAGTGGCGCGGGATGGTCGATGCGCTTGAGATCGCCGAGGATATCGCGCAGCTGGAGCACGCCCTCGGCGTCGACTTCACTGCGGATGAAGGTGCGCGATTTACCCATCGGGACAGGCTCGATCCCATCGTAGAGCAAGGATGTGCGCGGTTCGCTTCGTCCGAACTGGAGGCGCGGTTCGATCGCGCCGGGGTCACCTGGTCGCGCTACCGCAGCCTGCACGAGGCGGTAACGCAGGATGCACGGCTGGTGGCGGACAATCCTGCTTTCTCGACGGTCGAGCATGCCGGTGGCGCAGCCTATCCGACGCCAGGTGCGGCGGCGCATGATCCCGGTGTACCGCCCGAGCCTGCGAGGCCCGCGCCCACGATCGGTGCCGACACCGACCAGGTTCTTGCCGAGCATCTCGGCCTTGGTAGCGGCGAGATTGCGCGGCTGCATGATCGGGGGATCGTCGGGTGA
- the pufC gene encoding photosynthetic reaction center cytochrome PufC: MTPLEKRPRSSLLGIFALAAAFATLLFVVLVPTWDAPWDTIESREWGWRGIAMNTFTSERTRSDPLNLVPASIEPFEARGVSAGEAYENVQVLGDLDAAQFDHLMLSITEWVAPEEGCAYCHNPDASFAADDMYTKKVARRMLTMVRDINANSRHVGDVGVTCYTCHRGQGVPPRHWFKAVAPKPPMGGIVGKPPPWNRTAKTMRDFFPRAAFENYLLDDQQIMGAQARSVSGEVTDLADLENIYILMMQMSDGLGVNCNFCHNSRAFADWSQSTPKRITAWYGIRMTRGINRDYLVQMHDLFPADRLGPLGDVAKVDCGTCHNGMSRPLGGAPMARGYEGLRGPGSGSAITRETAFETRLPYEAEISEPAPTPAGLQQGGE, translated from the coding sequence ATGACTCCTCTGGAAAAGCGCCCGCGGTCTAGCCTCCTCGGCATCTTCGCGCTCGCTGCGGCATTCGCGACGCTGCTGTTCGTCGTGCTGGTGCCGACCTGGGATGCGCCTTGGGATACGATCGAATCGCGCGAATGGGGCTGGCGCGGTATCGCGATGAACACCTTCACCTCCGAACGGACCCGCAGCGACCCGCTCAATCTCGTCCCGGCATCGATCGAACCGTTCGAGGCACGCGGAGTATCCGCCGGAGAGGCGTATGAGAACGTCCAGGTATTGGGCGATCTGGACGCTGCGCAATTCGATCACCTGATGCTGTCGATCACCGAATGGGTCGCGCCCGAGGAAGGCTGCGCCTATTGCCACAACCCTGACGCGAGCTTCGCGGCGGACGACATGTACACCAAGAAAGTCGCCCGGCGGATGCTGACGATGGTCCGCGATATCAATGCGAATTCCAGGCACGTCGGCGATGTCGGGGTCACCTGCTATACCTGCCACCGCGGGCAGGGCGTGCCGCCTCGTCACTGGTTCAAGGCAGTCGCGCCCAAGCCGCCGATGGGTGGTATCGTCGGCAAGCCGCCGCCATGGAACCGAACGGCAAAGACCATGCGCGATTTCTTCCCGCGCGCTGCGTTCGAAAACTATCTGCTGGACGATCAGCAGATCATGGGGGCGCAGGCGCGCTCTGTATCCGGCGAAGTTACCGATCTGGCGGATCTGGAGAACATCTACATACTCATGATGCAGATGTCCGACGGGCTGGGGGTCAATTGCAACTTCTGCCACAACAGCCGCGCCTTCGCCGACTGGTCGCAGAGCACGCCGAAGCGGATTACCGCGTGGTACGGCATCCGCATGACGCGGGGGATCAACCGCGACTACCTGGTCCAGATGCATGACCTGTTTCCTGCCGATCGGCTCGGTCCGCTCGGCGACGTCGCCAAGGTCGATTGCGGCACCTGCCATAACGGCATGTCGCGCCCGCTGGGTGGGGCACCAATGGCACGCGGTTACGAGGGATTGCGGGGTCCGGGTTCGGGCAGTGCGATCACACGGGAGACGGCGTTTGAAACCCGACTGCCGTACGAGGCCGAAATTAGCGAACCCGCGCCAACGCCCGCCGGTTTGCAGCAGGGCGGCGAGTAG
- a CDS encoding TolC family protein — protein MWLATCALVAFIPLPAAAQDAIVGPAADDSDDPVLAFAREASDLEELRAAVLSAIERSGSLGEARAARDEAEARRNEVRTQETPTLELGVSSFRVISRDFSNDPQNFLERSRPSKRTDATLRASQLLFDFGATVQRIEAANARIEVAIAQIDDTANQTALRAVSVQSDVHGRRTLVQLGSAFIASLYDLRAKMVERVDEGVSSEVDLAQVDGYIAQAEAQQADFERGLAAAEAAYFELVGTPAPPGLGRPPVPFVLAGSVTAEGGQTAALLDTLPQVRAASAGLRAAEREAKAARADILPKVTLSVDAGRYDIIESTRDYDIRATVNLNFRLFGGEKQRADQAEARQAGAQARLDRLRDEALRNARIAATDVAALEKAEAAVRMSYLSSRRAKGAVFERFQVARAALLDVLVAESNYFDVATRYLQTVTELDVARYVFLARTGSLQDALGIDSAMIADTP, from the coding sequence ATGTGGCTGGCGACTTGTGCGCTGGTGGCGTTCATACCGCTGCCCGCAGCGGCGCAGGACGCGATCGTCGGGCCGGCTGCAGACGATTCCGACGATCCCGTGCTTGCCTTTGCCCGCGAAGCATCGGACCTTGAGGAACTGCGCGCAGCGGTGCTTTCCGCGATCGAGCGCAGCGGTTCGCTGGGCGAGGCGCGGGCTGCGCGGGACGAGGCGGAGGCGCGCCGCAACGAGGTGCGCACGCAGGAGACGCCGACCCTCGAACTCGGCGTCAGTTCCTTCCGCGTGATCTCGCGCGATTTTTCCAACGATCCGCAGAACTTCCTCGAGCGTTCGCGTCCGTCCAAGCGGACCGACGCCACGCTGCGCGCGAGCCAGCTCCTGTTCGATTTTGGCGCGACGGTGCAGCGGATCGAGGCGGCCAATGCGCGTATCGAGGTCGCCATCGCGCAGATCGACGACACTGCCAACCAGACCGCCCTGCGCGCGGTTTCTGTCCAGAGCGATGTCCATGGCCGGCGCACGCTGGTGCAGCTGGGCAGCGCTTTCATCGCGAGCCTGTACGACCTGCGCGCCAAGATGGTCGAGCGGGTCGACGAAGGCGTGTCCTCCGAAGTCGATCTGGCGCAGGTCGATGGCTACATCGCGCAGGCCGAGGCGCAGCAGGCTGATTTCGAGCGCGGGCTGGCCGCCGCCGAGGCTGCCTATTTCGAGCTGGTCGGCACCCCTGCGCCGCCCGGGCTGGGGCGGCCCCCGGTGCCCTTCGTGCTCGCCGGATCGGTCACCGCAGAGGGTGGGCAGACCGCCGCGCTGCTCGACACATTGCCCCAGGTACGCGCCGCCAGCGCGGGCCTGCGCGCTGCCGAGCGGGAGGCGAAGGCGGCCCGGGCCGACATCCTGCCCAAGGTCACGCTGTCGGTCGATGCGGGACGCTACGACATTATCGAGAGCACGCGGGACTACGACATCCGCGCCACCGTCAACCTCAATTTCCGGCTGTTCGGGGGTGAGAAGCAGCGCGCCGACCAGGCCGAGGCACGGCAGGCCGGGGCGCAGGCGCGGCTCGACCGGCTGCGCGACGAAGCGCTGCGCAATGCGCGAATTGCCGCGACCGACGTGGCCGCGCTGGAAAAGGCCGAAGCGGCGGTACGGATGAGCTACCTGTCCAGTCGCCGCGCAAAGGGCGCTGTTTTCGAGCGGTTTCAGGTGGCGCGCGCAGCATTGCTTGATGTACTGGTCGCCGAGTCGAACTATTTCGATGTCGCCACGCGCTATCTGCAGACCGTCACCGAGCTTGATGTTGCGCGCTATGTTTTTCTCGCCCGGACCGGTAGCCTTCAGGATGCACTGGGTATCGACAGCGCGATGATCGCGGACACACCATGA
- the puhA gene encoding photosynthetic reaction center subunit H gives MESNVVGNLDVAILCVIAFVTFFVGLVVYLRREDKREGYPVEVSGLMGRTHSAEGFPAVPRPKLFFRPHGRGVAQAPRVEEPETVRPGQTLPPMAFPLDPGPDPLEEGIGAAAYTTLREDEPDLDVEGEPKLISLNDHPEYYIPTGDPDPRGWVLVSADEKVVGKVHDLWFNRAEFFLRYFEVSIDGAEGRRLIPSFFAEALPRDSAVRATTLIARDLRRAPIRADDSCITMREEDRLNGFFAGGLRFSTGHGQIHDPA, from the coding sequence ATGGAAAGCAACGTCGTCGGCAATCTCGATGTCGCCATCTTGTGCGTCATCGCCTTCGTGACCTTCTTTGTCGGTCTGGTCGTGTACCTGCGACGCGAGGACAAGCGAGAGGGATATCCTGTCGAGGTATCGGGCTTAATGGGCCGCACGCACTCCGCAGAAGGCTTTCCGGCAGTGCCCAGGCCCAAGCTTTTCTTCCGCCCGCATGGCCGCGGCGTGGCACAGGCCCCGCGGGTGGAGGAACCGGAAACGGTCCGCCCCGGGCAGACGCTGCCGCCGATGGCCTTCCCGCTCGATCCCGGGCCCGACCCGCTCGAAGAAGGGATAGGCGCTGCCGCCTATACGACCCTGCGCGAGGACGAGCCCGATCTCGACGTCGAGGGCGAGCCCAAGCTGATCTCTCTCAACGATCACCCTGAATATTACATCCCGACCGGCGATCCCGATCCGCGCGGGTGGGTGCTGGTTTCCGCCGACGAGAAGGTTGTCGGCAAGGTCCATGATCTGTGGTTCAACCGCGCCGAGTTCTTCCTGCGCTATTTCGAGGTCTCGATCGACGGAGCAGAGGGACGGCGGCTGATCCCATCCTTCTTCGCGGAGGCCCTGCCGCGCGACAGCGCCGTTCGGGCAACGACGCTGATCGCGCGCGATCTGCGGCGCGCGCCGATACGCGCCGACGACAGCTGCATCACCATGCGCGAGGAAGACCGGCTCAACGGTTTCTTCGCCGGTGGCCTCCGGTTCTCCACCGGGCATGGCCAGATCCACGATCCGGCCTGA
- the puhB gene encoding photosynthetic complex putative assembly protein PuhB, producing MATAMPLATATSGTRETELSLSDDPNDLPIDIALGLPGPLPDGEHILWHGKPDRAALARYLFRWPWLTGYFALFALLPIAATARAGASVAQIAFSPLLLLPVALPIAGLVLLFAWLMSRTTTYVITDRRVVFQVGVAFTRTINIPLALVTDVSSRERKRGIDIALTLRRPNKIAWLALWPHARSTKLSAPVPMLRALPPASPAAAILADAVRRAAAGAVHAPRIERSPVGISARPEHV from the coding sequence ATGGCAACGGCGATGCCCCTTGCGACGGCCACCAGTGGTACGCGGGAAACCGAGCTTTCGCTCAGTGACGATCCGAACGATCTGCCGATCGACATTGCTCTGGGCCTGCCCGGGCCGCTGCCCGATGGCGAGCATATCCTGTGGCATGGAAAACCCGATCGCGCCGCGCTGGCGCGTTACCTCTTTCGCTGGCCATGGCTAACCGGCTACTTCGCGCTGTTCGCCTTGCTGCCGATTGCCGCCACTGCCCGCGCGGGCGCCAGCGTCGCGCAGATCGCGTTCAGCCCGCTGCTGCTCTTGCCTGTCGCACTGCCCATCGCGGGCTTGGTACTGCTGTTCGCCTGGCTCATGTCGCGGACCACCACCTATGTCATCACCGACAGGCGGGTCGTCTTCCAGGTAGGCGTGGCCTTTACCCGCACGATCAACATTCCGCTGGCTCTGGTGACAGACGTATCCTCGCGGGAGCGCAAGCGTGGAATCGACATCGCGCTGACGCTGCGCCGGCCCAACAAGATCGCGTGGCTTGCCCTGTGGCCCCACGCGCGTAGCACGAAGTTGTCAGCACCGGTGCCGATGCTGCGCGCACTACCACCCGCAAGCCCGGCAGCAGCGATCCTTGCCGACGCAGTCAGGCGGGCGGCCGCAGGCGCTGTCCACGCTCCCCGCATTGAGCGAAGCCCCGTCGGGATAAGCGCAAGGCCGGAGCATGTCTGA
- a CDS encoding TorF family putative porin codes for MRFSRIAPVALLATTMFASPALAQDDEAEAEESGPIEISANVALTTDYRFRGVSFSGEDIAIQGGFDVAHESGFYVGAWASSLEDSALYGNSELDIYAGWSGDVATGLSIDAGVLYYIYPNGNDLVGDSDYFEPYASITAALGPVEATVGAAYAPEQGSALTDDNIYVYGDLGAGIPDTPISLSAHLGYSDGSLDYGSGGYLDWSLGASVSYDILTFGVAYVDTDLPDIAGQDGAVVFTLAAAF; via the coding sequence ATGCGTTTTTCCAGAATTGCCCCGGTGGCGCTGCTCGCCACCACGATGTTCGCCAGTCCTGCGCTGGCGCAGGACGACGAGGCAGAAGCCGAGGAAAGCGGCCCGATCGAAATCAGCGCCAACGTCGCGCTGACCACCGACTACCGGTTCCGCGGCGTTTCCTTCAGCGGTGAAGACATCGCGATCCAGGGCGGTTTCGACGTCGCCCACGAGAGCGGTTTCTACGTCGGCGCATGGGCTTCCTCGCTCGAGGATAGCGCGCTGTACGGCAACTCGGAGCTGGACATCTATGCCGGGTGGTCGGGCGATGTCGCCACCGGGCTGAGCATCGATGCCGGTGTGCTCTACTACATCTATCCCAACGGCAACGACCTTGTCGGCGACAGCGACTACTTCGAACCCTATGCCTCGATCACTGCGGCGCTGGGTCCGGTCGAAGCAACCGTCGGCGCGGCCTACGCGCCCGAACAGGGCAGCGCACTGACCGACGACAATATCTACGTCTACGGCGATCTGGGCGCGGGCATTCCTGATACCCCGATCAGCCTCTCGGCGCATCTGGGCTACTCGGACGGCAGCCTGGACTATGGATCGGGCGGCTATCTCGACTGGTCGCTGGGGGCGAGCGTGTCTTACGACATCCTCACCTTCGGGGTTGCCTATGTCGACACGGACCTGCCCGACATTGCGGGCCAGGATGGGGCCGTGGTGTTCACTCTGGCCGCGGCGTTCTGA
- a CDS encoding P-II family nitrogen regulator, giving the protein MKLIIAIVKPFKLDEVVEALTGVGVQGLTVTEAKGFGRQKGHTEVYRGAEYSTSFVPKVRIETVVDDAVAPKAVEAISAAAKTDAIGDGKIFTIDVSSALRIRTGETDDTAL; this is encoded by the coding sequence ATGAAGCTGATCATAGCAATCGTGAAACCGTTCAAGCTCGACGAGGTCGTCGAAGCTTTGACCGGTGTGGGGGTACAGGGATTGACCGTTACCGAAGCCAAGGGCTTCGGGCGACAGAAAGGCCACACGGAAGTCTATCGCGGGGCCGAATACTCGACCAGTTTCGTGCCCAAGGTGCGGATCGAAACCGTGGTCGACGACGCAGTCGCCCCCAAGGCGGTCGAAGCGATCTCCGCCGCTGCCAAGACCGACGCCATCGGCGACGGCAAGATCTTCACCATCGACGTTTCGTCTGCGCTGCGCATCCGCACCGGCGAAACCGACGACACCGCGCTTTGA
- a CDS encoding acyl-CoA dehydrogenase family protein, translating into MSDIIDLSREACAAGQRYIEAARAATAGIVAPDGSPDPSLVEREQRRVHGLAWAATTLAALEALADWAARARRAGRFGAIEELTLRIGFGEYLHQLTSALPMGQGEFVRPVDMDAGTAADAMRAEPAVMHFLTHGNTADTRAELAALLAEGALPDEAFGDETLDMIRAQFRTFTSERIAPHAHQWHLADELIPIEVVQQMADLGVFGVCIAEEYGGLGLGKTAMCLVSEELSRGWICAGSLGTRSEIAGELIGENGTPEQKAALLPRLADGSILPTAVFTEPDTGSDLASVATRARMQNDGSWQITGAKTWITHAARADLMTVLCRTDPDTPGYGGLSMLLAHKTRGTEDDPFPDEGLSGSEIEVLGYRGMKEYALGFDGFAVAADGLLGGAQGRGFKQLMRTFESARIQTAARAVGVGWNAFDLALGYALERRQFGKPLIAFPRVADKLAMMVAELVMARELTYSAARHKDAGKRCDIEAGQAKLLAARVAWSAADNGVQIHGGNGYALEYPISRVLCDARILNIFEGAAEIQAQVIGRGLLVGQP; encoded by the coding sequence GTGAGCGACATTATCGACCTTTCGCGAGAGGCGTGTGCGGCAGGCCAGCGCTATATCGAAGCGGCGCGCGCTGCGACCGCCGGGATCGTCGCGCCGGATGGCTCGCCCGACCCATCGCTGGTTGAGCGCGAGCAGCGCCGGGTGCACGGTCTGGCATGGGCTGCAACCACGCTCGCTGCATTGGAGGCGCTTGCCGACTGGGCCGCGCGGGCCCGGCGCGCTGGGCGTTTCGGTGCGATCGAGGAACTGACGCTGCGGATCGGCTTTGGCGAATATCTGCACCAGCTGACGTCTGCCCTGCCGATGGGGCAGGGCGAGTTCGTGCGCCCGGTCGATATGGACGCGGGCACCGCTGCCGACGCAATGCGCGCCGAACCGGCGGTCATGCATTTCCTGACCCACGGCAACACAGCTGACACTCGCGCCGAGCTGGCTGCGCTGCTCGCCGAGGGCGCGTTGCCCGATGAGGCTTTCGGCGACGAAACGCTCGACATGATCCGCGCCCAGTTCCGCACCTTCACGTCGGAGCGGATCGCGCCGCACGCGCATCAATGGCATCTGGCGGATGAGCTGATCCCGATCGAGGTGGTTCAGCAGATGGCCGATCTGGGCGTCTTCGGCGTGTGCATCGCGGAGGAATATGGCGGCCTCGGGCTTGGGAAAACCGCGATGTGTCTCGTCTCCGAAGAGCTGTCGCGCGGGTGGATATGCGCAGGCTCGCTCGGCACCCGGTCGGAAATCGCGGGCGAGTTGATCGGAGAGAACGGCACGCCGGAGCAGAAGGCCGCGCTGTTGCCCAGGCTCGCCGATGGATCGATCCTGCCCACCGCTGTTTTCACGGAGCCGGATACCGGCTCCGACCTGGCATCGGTTGCGACGCGCGCACGCATGCAGAATGACGGAAGCTGGCAGATCACTGGCGCGAAGACTTGGATCACCCACGCCGCGCGCGCCGATCTGATGACCGTGCTGTGCCGGACCGATCCCGACACACCCGGCTATGGCGGCCTCTCGATGCTGCTCGCGCACAAGACGCGCGGGACCGAGGACGATCCGTTCCCCGACGAAGGGCTCTCGGGCAGCGAGATCGAGGTGCTCGGCTATCGCGGGATGAAGGAATATGCGCTGGGGTTCGACGGGTTCGCGGTCGCTGCGGACGGTCTGCTCGGCGGTGCGCAGGGGCGTGGTTTCAAGCAGCTGATGCGGACCTTCGAAAGCGCCCGGATCCAGACCGCGGCGCGCGCCGTGGGGGTGGGGTGGAACGCCTTCGATCTCGCGCTGGGTTACGCGCTGGAGCGCAGGCAGTTCGGCAAGCCGCTGATCGCCTTTCCGCGCGTGGCGGACAAGCTGGCAATGATGGTCGCGGAACTGGTGATGGCGCGAGAGCTGACCTATTCCGCCGCGCGCCACAAGGATGCGGGCAAGCGCTGCGATATCGAAGCGGGGCAGGCCAAGCTGCTCGCCGCGAGGGTTGCGTGGAGCGCTGCCGATAACGGCGTGCAGATCCACGGCGGGAATGGCTATGCGCTGGAATACCCGATCAGCCGGGTGCTGTGCGATGCGCGGATTCTCAATATCTTCGAAGGCGCGGCGGAAATTCAGGCGCAGGTGATTGGGCGGGGGCTGCTGGTCGGCCAGCCCTGA